In Sphingomonas sp. G-3-2-10, a single window of DNA contains:
- a CDS encoding M20/M25/M40 family metallo-hydrolase → MKNSDTAALDYIETHLDDTLERLFALMRVQSVSTDPAYARECQKAAALLAAELSDIGFDARVAQTPGHPMVVAHHDGPGPHVLFYGHYDVQPVDPIELWRRDPFDPSLEDGANGGEIIVGRGASDDKGQLRTFVEACRAWKETTGALPCKVTILFEGEEESGSVSLEPFLREHAQELKADFALICDTLMWDADTPGLTIGLRGMAAGEVTIKAARRDLHSGLYGGAARNPIQLLATILGEMKDKDGRVTLDGFYDGVDPVPAGVRQSWDALGFDDAEFLGDVGLRVPAGEAGTDALEQIWARPTAEVNGIWGGYTGEGFKTVIPAEAHAKISFRLVGRQDPDKVWAAFERHVRDRLPADCEAVFTSRGPGSPAVTVPSDSPAVAATRGALDAEWGKAALIGCGGGIPVVTSIRSILDMDTVLVGFALADDNIHSPNEKYELKSFHKGMRSWVRILGGLGEMAQAKQVEAA, encoded by the coding sequence ATGAAAAACAGCGACACCGCAGCGCTCGATTATATCGAGACGCATCTCGACGACACGCTCGAACGCCTCTTTGCGCTGATGCGCGTCCAGTCGGTTTCGACCGACCCCGCTTATGCCCGGGAATGCCAGAAGGCCGCCGCGCTGCTCGCCGCCGAGCTGTCCGATATCGGTTTCGACGCGCGTGTGGCGCAGACGCCGGGGCATCCGATGGTGGTGGCGCATCATGATGGACCCGGCCCTCATGTGCTGTTCTATGGCCATTACGACGTCCAGCCGGTCGATCCGATCGAGCTGTGGCGGCGCGATCCGTTCGATCCCTCGCTCGAGGATGGCGCGAATGGCGGCGAGATCATCGTCGGCCGCGGCGCCAGCGACGACAAGGGCCAGCTGCGCACCTTTGTCGAGGCGTGCCGCGCCTGGAAGGAAACCACGGGCGCGCTGCCGTGCAAGGTCACGATCCTGTTCGAAGGCGAGGAGGAATCGGGTTCGGTCAGCCTCGAGCCGTTCCTGCGCGAACATGCCCAAGAGCTGAAGGCCGATTTCGCGCTGATCTGCGACACGCTGATGTGGGATGCCGACACGCCCGGCCTGACCATCGGCCTGCGCGGCATGGCCGCGGGCGAAGTGACGATCAAGGCGGCGCGGCGCGATCTCCACTCCGGCCTGTATGGCGGGGCGGCGCGCAACCCGATCCAGCTGCTCGCGACGATCCTCGGCGAGATGAAGGACAAGGACGGCCGCGTGACGCTCGACGGCTTCTACGATGGCGTCGATCCGGTGCCCGCCGGGGTGCGTCAGTCGTGGGACGCGCTCGGCTTCGACGATGCCGAATTCCTTGGCGATGTCGGGCTGCGCGTGCCGGCGGGCGAAGCGGGCACGGACGCGCTGGAACAGATCTGGGCGCGGCCGACCGCCGAAGTGAACGGCATCTGGGGCGGCTATACCGGCGAAGGCTTCAAGACGGTGATCCCGGCCGAAGCGCATGCCAAGATCAGCTTCCGTCTCGTCGGGCGGCAGGATCCGGACAAGGTGTGGGCGGCGTTCGAACGTCATGTCCGCGACCGGCTTCCCGCCGATTGCGAAGCCGTCTTCACCTCGCGTGGCCCCGGCAGCCCGGCGGTGACCGTGCCGAGCGACAGCCCGGCGGTTGCGGCGACGCGCGGCGCGCTCGATGCAGAATGGGGCAAGGCGGCGCTGATCGGCTGCGGCGGCGGCATCCCGGTGGTGACTTCGATCCGCTCGATCCTCGACATGGATACGGTGCTGGTCGGCTTCGCGCTGGCCGACGACAATATCCATTCGCCCAACGAGAAATACGAGTTGAAAAGCTTCCACAAGGGGATGCGCAGCTGGGTGCGAATCCTTGGCGGACTGGGCGAAATGGCACAGGCGAAGCAGGTCGAGGCCGCCTGA
- a CDS encoding aldehyde dehydrogenase family protein, whose product MTSLSPAGTEAADILAALGCPLTAAGRTSPVDGSTMPAVPECESVDAAIARSVTAFEAWRSVPGPVRGQLVRLFGEALREHRDALGRLVTIETGKPLSEGVGEVQEMIDICEFAVGLSRQLYGLTIASERASHHMREMWHPLGPVAVISAFNFPVAVWAWNACLALVCGDSVLWKPSEKTPVTAWAVQSVFDRVVKDFGAPEGLSQLVTGGRDAGEALARDPRIPLVSATGSVPMGRAVATVVAGRLGRSLLELGGNAATIVAPTADLELALRAIAFGAAGTTGQRCTTMRRLIVHDSIYDALLPRLKKAFGSLRIGDPRKGDTLIGPMIDAGAVKAMSAALERARAEGGEVTGGEWLGDCYVAPALAEMPGQSDLVREETFAPILYVLRYSEFDEAIALQRDVPQGLSSSILTNDLREAEAFLSATGSDCGIANINMGTSGAEIGGAFGGEKETGGGRESGSDSWKAYMRRQTQNVNYGRTLPLAQGVEFDL is encoded by the coding sequence ATGACCAGTCTTTCCCCCGCCGGCACCGAAGCCGCCGACATCCTGGCCGCGCTCGGCTGCCCCCTCACCGCCGCCGGGCGCACCTCGCCGGTCGACGGATCGACCATGCCCGCCGTTCCCGAATGCGAGTCGGTCGATGCCGCCATCGCCCGCTCGGTCACTGCGTTCGAAGCGTGGCGTTCGGTGCCCGGCCCGGTGCGCGGCCAGCTCGTCCGGCTGTTCGGCGAAGCCTTGCGCGAGCATCGCGACGCGCTGGGCCGGCTGGTGACGATCGAGACCGGCAAGCCGCTTTCCGAAGGCGTCGGCGAAGTGCAGGAGATGATCGACATCTGCGAATTCGCGGTCGGCCTTTCCCGCCAGCTTTACGGCCTGACCATCGCCAGCGAGCGCGCGAGCCATCACATGCGCGAGATGTGGCACCCGCTGGGGCCGGTCGCGGTGATCAGCGCGTTCAACTTTCCGGTCGCGGTCTGGGCATGGAATGCCTGCCTCGCGCTGGTCTGCGGCGACAGCGTGTTGTGGAAGCCGAGCGAGAAGACGCCTGTCACCGCATGGGCCGTCCAGTCGGTGTTCGATCGGGTGGTGAAGGACTTCGGCGCCCCCGAGGGCCTGTCGCAACTCGTCACCGGCGGACGCGATGCGGGCGAGGCGCTTGCCCGCGATCCGCGCATCCCGCTCGTCTCGGCGACCGGCAGCGTGCCGATGGGCCGCGCGGTCGCCACGGTCGTCGCCGGGCGTCTGGGCCGCAGCCTGCTCGAACTGGGCGGCAATGCCGCGACGATCGTCGCCCCCACCGCCGATCTGGAACTGGCGTTGCGCGCCATCGCGTTCGGCGCGGCGGGCACGACCGGCCAGCGCTGCACCACGATGCGGCGGCTGATCGTGCATGACAGCATCTACGACGCGCTGCTGCCGCGCCTGAAAAAGGCGTTCGGATCGCTGCGCATCGGCGATCCGCGCAAGGGCGACACGCTGATCGGTCCGATGATCGATGCCGGCGCGGTCAAGGCGATGAGCGCGGCGCTGGAACGCGCGCGCGCCGAAGGTGGCGAAGTGACCGGCGGCGAATGGCTGGGCGATTGCTATGTCGCGCCGGCGCTGGCCGAGATGCCGGGCCAGAGCGATCTGGTGCGCGAGGAGACCTTCGCCCCGATCCTCTATGTCCTGCGCTATTCGGAGTTCGACGAAGCGATCGCGCTTCAGCGCGACGTGCCGCAGGGCCTGTCCTCGTCGATCCTGACCAACGATCTGCGCGAAGCCGAGGCGTTCCTGTCGGCCACGGGCTCCGATTGCGGCATCGCCAATATCAATATGGGCACGAGCGGCGCCGAGATCGGCGGCGCGTTCGGCGGCGAGAAGGAAACCGGCGGCGGGCGCGAGTCCGGATCGGACAGCTGGAAGGCCTATATGCGCCGCCAGACCCAGAACGTGAATTACGGCCGCACCCTGCCGCTGGCGCAGGGCGTCGAATTCGACCTGTGA